In the Tindallia magadiensis genome, CGTCCAAAGGTACTGTTGTGCGACGAGGCGACCAGTGCTCTGGACCCGGAAACAACAGAGGCTATTTTAGAATTGTTAAATCAGATTAATCGAGATTTTGGAATTACTATTTTACTTATTACTCATGAAATGTCGGTGATTCAGCGAATATGTGACCGGGTAGCGGTAATGGAAGCTGGGAAGGTTGTAGAAGAAGGAAGTTTACTTCAAGTGATTTCGTCACCAAAACATCCTACGACACAAAAATTCATTAACAGTCAATTTCCCTCAGGCGCCGAAAATCTTATAGAAAACTCCTTGCATGAAGGTCATTTAATCGTTGAACTATCCTTTGTAGGTAATGTTGCTGACAAACCAGTGTTAGCAGAAGTAGCAAAAAAGTTTGATGTTTATCCGAATATTCTTTCTGGCAATATGGTTCCTTTGAAAAAAGATCATTATGGAAAGCTACTGGTTGAATTACAGGGTAATCAGATGGAAACAAAAAAATGTTTACGTTATCTGAAGGAAAAGGGTATCCGTACTGAAATCCTTAAAGGAGTTGGTTCGCATGAAGCTGTTTCTTGATCAATGGGCACCAATAATGGTAAAGGCCAGCCTTGAGACTTTTCAAATGGTAGGGATCGCCATGTTGTTTGCTGTTTTATTGGGACTTCCCTTAGGCGTGTGTCTCATTTTAACTAGGGACGGAGCTGCTTACGAAAACAAGTATTTTTACAGTGGAATCAACATGGTAATTAATTTTTTTCGTTCCGTCCCTTTCATTATCTTATTATTTTTTATTCTGCCCTTTACTCGATTACTGGTAGGAACTTCCATTGGAGTAAAAGGCGTGTTAGTTCCCTTAGTCATTCACACAGCACCTTTTGTGGCCCGGTTAATGGAGTCAGCTCTTTTAGAAGTAAACGACGGTGTGATTGAAGCCTATGAATCCATGGGGATTACAACACCAAAGATCATTTGGAATGTCATGATTCGAGAAGCAAGACCATCCATTGTACTAGGGCTGACAACGGCCATCATTTCTCTGATAGGCGCAACGGCTATGGCAGGACTGGTGGGTGCCGGAGGGTTGGGCGACTTAGCCTATCGCTATGGTCATCTGCGTTATGAAGCAACCGTCATGTACGCTACGGTAGGATTACTGGTTGTCTTAGTCCAGTTGATTCAGTCTGGTGGCAACAAAGTGGCGACTAAAATCAGAAAATGAGAAAGCGCAGCTAAAGAGCTGCGCTTTCTATCTTATTAAGGAACCATCGACTGATAAAGGGGGAGTTTTATGGTAACCCGGCCACCTTCAGAGCTGTTTTCGGTATGAATACTACCGTAGTACTTATTGACAATGATGTCGTAAGCATAGGTCAAACCTAGTCCAGTACCTTCCCCCAGTTCTTTGGTGGTGAAGAAAGGATTAAAAACCTCTGTACTGTCATGAGGCGAAAATCCTTCTCCACTATCCAGCAGTTCAATAGTGACACAACTTCCTTCTTGTTGAGTGGTAAGGCTGAGATAGTGAGTGTGTCCATCTAAGGCCTTTTCTTTACAACGTTTTATCTCATCAATACTATTTTGAATGAGGATGATCAGAACTTGAAAAAAATCATACTTGTTGATGAGGATAATAGGATCATTAGGCGTCAAGGTTTTTTCAATGTGATCGAAAATATGTAAATCACCCTCTAAATAGTGAAATATTTCATCGATCATTCTATTAAGATTTTCAGCTTTTGTACCGGAGGGAAAAGACAACACGGGTTGGCTTTTGTCTCGGTGAGAATCGGTGTTGCAAGTATTTGATTGCTGGGCTTCATAAAGGAGTCTTTCTTGACGTAGTCGTTCAAACCCGGAAGAAAAAAGTTCGGAAACAAGTTTTAAGATGAAAGGACAAGAAACATTCCACTTAGCCTTTTCTTTTGTAAAATCAATGCCAATATAGCCAATTAATTCTTGACGATAAAAAATAGGGACGGTAATTAATGACTTGATACCCTGTTCCAGTAAAATTTCTTTTTCTGCATTGGCGTAAGTATCCATTAACGCAACATCTTCAATAAAGATAGTATCTTTTTTGAGGAGTTTAATCATCCACCAATGAAAATCATCCGTGGCTAAATTTTGCAGTAAGTTGATTTCAGGAGAGACGCCTTCATTGCACCATTCATAGACATTATCCATATACTTTAGCTGGTCACGAAACATAAAGACATACACTCGAGAGGCTTTGGTATAGATGCCGATTCGTTCCAGGCAGGTATTAACCAGATGCTCGTTATGAATGGTTAGGTCCATCATAATCGAGGAAACATCCGATAGTAAATCTAACACCTCGGATAACTCATCATTACATATCTTCTTCATAAAATCGTAACTTTCTGAACTTTTAATCATGTTAAATCTCCCTTCATAAGGATCGAAAAAATCAGTAAAGGTATTTTGTCATAATATTAACAAGCAAACGTTGATTAATAGCATATAACACAATGTACCATTAATCAAAAAAGGATTCAAGAGATAAAGGCATGAAACCGTACACTTAAGAAAAAAAGTAAAAAAACAAAAGGTCACAGATGACCTTACAAATACGCTTAGAAATAAGATAGTTTTAGAAAGATAGGAAAAAGATCTGATAGAAAGCTTGTATCTTTTGGTTCTCTCCCATATAATAAGGGGCGCACAAGAATCGACGGGAGGGATTTGATATATGAAATTAAAAGTATGTATCATTGGAAGCGGAAATGGGGCTTTAGCAGCAGCGGCAGATTTAACGCTGCAAGGTCATCAAGTAAACTTTTACGTAAATGATCAATATCGCAATCGGCTGAAATCTTTATTTTTGGAAAAAACCATACAGCTCGATGGCGTAGGGGCTACAGGAAAAGCGACTCTCAATAAGGTCACTTCGAATATTGATGAAGCGCTGGAAGATGTAGATTTAATTATGCCGGTATTGCCAGCATATACCATTGCAAAGCTGGCGGAGGAACTGGCAGATCATCTTAAACCGGATGCACGAATTCTGTTAGCTCCAGGCAGTACTGGTGGTGCCTTGATCATGGCGAGAAAATTATATGAAAAGTTGGGAAATCATCAGATTCGGGTATCTGAAATCCATTCGTTACCCTATGCAGCCCGAAGTAATGGTGAGCAAAATGAAGCACTGATATTACTGGAATGTAAGAAATTGTATTTTGCAACGTTTCCCTCAAAGTATAATGATGAAATGGCAGAATTGACCAGACACATCTATCCATCTATTGAACCGGTCAGGGATGTGCTGGAAAGCTCTTTAAATAATGGAAATCCGGTATCTCATCCGGCGCCGGTTGTATTAAATGCAGGAAAAATTGAATACTTTAATGGAGAGCATTATCATTACCGGGAAGGGATCACACCTTCCGTTGCCCGGGTGAATGAACGGGTGGACAAGGAGCGGCTTTCCATTTGCAAGGCCTTAGGCTATAAAGGGATTCCGGCGGTAGAACGTCTTTATGAGATGGGTTATGCTCCTAAAAGAGAAACCCTTTATGAATGCTATCGAGACAGTAATGCCTTTAATCCACTAAAAGGACCTAGTAGTCTTAAGGATCGGTATTTGGTGGAAGATACAAAATGTTCTTTGGTGGCGCTGGCGAGTTTGGGAGATGCCCTAGGAATTGAAACGCCAGTGATGGATTCCGTTATTGTACTGGCGTCGGCTTTAAATGATGAAGATTATTATCAAACTGGATGCACTGTACAAGACTGGGGTCTGGAAGGAAAAAACCTGGGAGAAATAAAAACATTTTTACAAGAGGGATATAATGGGTAAGCATGCAATAGATGTGAAGCGTTTTTGTTTTTAGGAGTACGTTATAAGAGGGAAAAGATACAGGGAGGGTAATGCATGGAGCCGTCGCAAAACATGGTGGATCAGATCATGAACCTTACCGGAGTGATTAATGAAGCCTTTATTCAAATGCAGAAACAGGTAGAAGCAGAACGGTACGATGATACAATTATGCTACTGGAAAATGCGATGAAAGGGATTGAAAGTCTTCAAAAAGCCGTACTACCGATGGCTGTCCAAGTGCCGGAAAGTAAGTTTAATGATTCGACCCGGCATTTGATGTCCGAAGTGGGATGCTTTTTAGAAAGTTACCATCAAAAGAAAGCGGATGAAATGGAGATGAAAATGGAAGATCAGGTAATTCCTGCGTTTCAGGATTGGAAAGAAGAAGTGGAAACGGTGATGGGAGGGATGAAGGAATGGATGTAGCGGCTATGTCAATAGCACTGAACCAGATGAAACTTCAACAGGAAGCCAGTGTATCTGTGCTTAAGATGGCAATGGATGGTGGATCCTCTCAGATGGAAGGTTTAGAAAAAATGTTGGATACCAACACCAAAATGTTGGAACAATCCGTAACACCTCATCTGGGAGGTAATCTGGATATTCAATTATAGGGTTAAGTTTCAGCTGTTTTAGCCGATAATAGTATTGAACACATTATACAGAGAGACAAAATATCAATTGATCATAATAAATTAAGAGGATAAAATACTAAAGAGGTGTTAAAATGGCAATGAACAATCCTTATCCAGAAAACAAGCAGATGCAGAATCCTAAAATTTACAAAATGCAAAAGCAGGTAAACCTGAACCAGGAATCTTACCAGGAAAAAACGAAATCAACCGGGCAGAACGGACAGAAACAAGCGAATCCATATCTTCAATCCCAAGTAATGACAGCATCTCCGCAAGAGTTGGTGGTAATGCTCTATGACGGTGCTATTCGGTTTATCAACCAAGCGGTAACGGCTATTGAAAAAAAAGATATGGAAAATGCACATCATTTTAATATGCGAGCTCAAAACATTTTTCTTGAATTGATGAGTGGATTGAACCAAGAGTATGAAATTTCTGAGGATTTCTTTAAGATGTATGAGTTTATTCATTACCACTTGATTGCGGCTAATTCAGAAAAAAGCATTGAGAAGCTGAAGGAAGCAGCAGCATTGACTAGGGAAATCAAAGAAGCATGGAAACAGGCAATGGAGAGTGTCAAATCTTCTTAGGTTTCAAAGAAGAAAAAGAATAGAATCACTGAGAAACCCCTGTTTATGATATAATCATAGGCAGGGGTTGTTTATGCTCAATGAGCCATTGCTTATCATCGATTTTTAGTTGCAATAGGCGGAAAACGTCTTTTTTCTTTGAATATGAAGGAGCGTGAAAAAGGAATGAAATATCATAACTGTCCTGTTTGCGGTCATCTGGTGACGGATCAGCCAGAAGGAGAGCTTCTTTGCACGGAATGTGCAAAGGAGTCAGGAGATCCTTATAAAAGAGTGAGAGACTATGTCTATGATCATCCAGGAGCAACCGTGCTAGAAGCTGAAGAAGCTACAGGGGTGAGCCGGTCGTTGATTATGCGCTATGTCCGGGAAGGACGCATCTCGCTGTTGGAAAAACGAAGTATTATGAGAGTTTGCAAAACCTGTGGTGTTGCTGTAGATTATGGAGATTTCTGCCTTGAATGTAAAAAGAAAAATATGGAAATAGAGCTTAAACAAAAAGGAAACGCCACCAAAAGCCAAGTGAGCAGCTTTGGGCGGCGGAGGCGTCGATAAAATGACCATGGTTTTAATGATTAAACATTAAAACGGAAGTTAATAATATCGCCATCTTTTACAAGGTATTCTTTTCCTTCTAGACGGACTTTTCCAAGCTCCTTGAGCTTAACAGTGGAAGGGTTTTCTTTAAAATCTTCAAAGGCAGTTACTTCGGCTCGAATAAATCCTTTTTCAATATCAGTATGAATTTTACCGGCGGCTTTTTTGGCAATGGTTTCTTTGCGAATGGGCCATGCGCGGACTTCGTCTTCGCCACTGGTTAAAAAAGAAATAAGGCCCAGCAAATCATAGGCTGCCCGTGCTACTCGGTGGATACCAGGCTCCTGGATGCCCAGCTCATCCATAAACATTTCTCGATCCTCATCTTCCAATTGACTAATTTCCTGTTCAGATTTAGCGCTAAGAGCAATTAAGGGTAGGTGTCGCTCTTTACAATAATTTTCCAGCGCATCTTGTGCCGGATATTTTCCTTCGGAAAGCTGATTTTCGTCAATATTGACAACGATCATCATTGGTTTTTCTGATAAAAATCCAAAGGTTTTTAATAATTCCTGTTCTTCTTCTTCCAGGTTTAGTTCGTGAATCAGTTTTCCATTTTCAAGAGCTTCCTGGCACTTTTCCAACACTTCTTTTTCAGCCAGATGTTCTTTGGTTACTTTTTTTCCACTTTGAATTCGCTGGATCCGGTTTTCGATCACCCCCAGATCGGAAAAAAGAAGCTCCATGTTAATAGTTTCGATATCACGCATAGGGTCAATCGAACCTTCTGGATGTAGTACCTGGTCATTTTCAAAAACTCGCACCAGATGAATCAACGCATCTACTTTTCGAATGGTGTCCAGAAACTGGTTACCCACCCCTTTGCCCGTGCTTGCCCCCTGAACCAGCCCAGGCACATCCGTTAGCTCGATCGTAGCCGGAGTGATTTTTTTTGGCTGGTAATGAGCGGCTAAAAAATCAATACGTTCATCGGGTATTTTAACAATGCCGGTGTGGGCTTCCACCTTTCCTGTAGCAAAACCGGCGGTTTCTTCTTCGGCGCCGGTCAGTAAATTAAATAAGGTGGTTTTTCCTGTTGTGGGCAGTCCCACGATTCCAATTTTCATTTTCTATTCCTCCTGAAATACTTTCTTTTTTTATCTTTTTTATCATTGATAGCGTTAAGTTTTTCAATAAAATAGCTGCGCTTTAGTAACCCGTATGTGATGGGCCGTTGATAGCAATATAGGTTTTGACAAAATGATGATACAAGCCTTGTATTTCCTGTATTTCTTTTACATGAGCAGAAGGAAAGGCCTGTTGGTCCACTTGGCTAATTGGCAGAACCCCTGGCGAAGTGCCGGTTAAAAACAGGCCATCGGCACTTTCTATTAATTTTTGGGAAATAGGCTGTTCTATGCAAGGGTACCCTAGTCGGTCAAGCAAGGATAAAACCGTTTTGCGAGTCACTCCTTCCAATACTTTCTGGGAAGGCGATGTATAAAACTGGCCATTTTTCACAACGAAAAAATTAGAGCGGCTGCCCTCTGTGATTTCATCAGCTCCGTTGATCAGCAAAGCTTCATAAACACCTGCCTCTCGGATAGCTTTTTGGATAGGTTCCCTAAACTTTGTAGCAATGACCTTGGCTTTTGGGTTCTCTCTTTCAGCCGCAATCCTTATAACAGGAACCCCTTGTTCGAGTTGCCGCTTGGATGGATAATAACTGGTAATAAAGAAAAGGTATAAGGTTGGCTGCTCTTCATCCAGATGGTTCATCAACACTTTTATGTTATGATCGCTGACGTGGTTTTTTTGGATCAGTTGGTGCAACTGGGCATGGATCCTTGCTGGTTCTAAAGAGATATCATATCCCAGTAAAGAAAGAGACTGCTGCATCCGGTCCAGATGAGCCTCCCAGAAAAGAGGAATACCGTTAATGACTCGAATAACTTCATATACCGAAGGGGTGATAATGACTTTTTCTGGATCAAACTGATCGGTAGAATAGGCAAAGCCGTTTCGTAAAAAAAAGTCTTTTTCAATTTCTCGTTGCATCAGCATTACCTCCCAAAGGATCGATGTAGTAATTAGGTCACAAAGTGATTCTTTTGTTACTCCTGATTCTAAACTAATATTGTATCATTGTTCATAAATATTGAAAAGAAGGTAAACTTTTTTGAATTTTATCCGATACTATTTATAACAGGTTAATTGTGTGCTTTTTCAGATGGGAAAGGATTCAAAGAACCAAATACGCATCATTCCAGGGAGGGAGCAATATGAAAATAGATGGTATTGCCACGGACCGTGTACAATCTTCGCAGGCAACTGAACGAGTACAGTTAAGGCAGGGAAGCCAAGGGTCAGTGGTTGAAACAGAAAACAACGAGAAAAGAAGAGAAAATAGAATTACCCAGCATGAAAGAATGGAAAAAAAATTAGAAAAAAGTGATAGAGTTGAAGACCTTCAGGATGCTTTGGATCAAGCCAATAAAAGCTTTGAACCGCTAAACCGGCATTTTGAGTTTTCTTCCCATGACAAGCTAAATCGGGTCATGGTAAAAGTAATCAATACGAAAACAGATGAAGTGATTCGGGAAATTCCGCCAGAAAAGCTGGTTGATATGGTGGCGAATATGTTGGAAGTAGCAGGAATCTTGGTGGATGAACGAGGTTAAGGACTGTCATTGATTTCTAAGGAAAGTACAATCGAAAGGAGTAGAGGAAAATGATGGATCGAATGCGGTTCGGCGGATTAAACTCCGGAATCGATACCCATGATATGATTGATCAGATGATGAGAGTGGAGCGAATGAGAGTTGATCGCTTTCATCAGCGAAGCCAGACCATTCAATGGCGTCAAGAAGCAGCTCATGAGATGAACAAGCGGATTGCTCAGTTTGTTTTAGACAGCCGGCAGAACTTTGGGTTAAACCAGGTAAGCTACAGTGGGCAGATCAGAACCTCTGAGGTAAATCGGTTTGATTGGATTAAGAGTGCTCAATCTTCTAATGAATCCGTTGTGAGAGCACGAGCTAATGCGAATGCTATTGAGGGAAATCATACGGTGGAAGTAAAACAAAGAGCTGAGGTAGGGAGTATTACTTCACAAGATATGTCAGCGATTACATCGGATGATGGAAGAACCTTTCAATTTGGAGATGGAGTGGAATCTCGGGAACTAAAAATTCAAGTTGGAGATACGGTACAAACCTTTACGGTTGAAAACGGTAGCCACGTTTCTAGTCTGGCAACGCAGATTCGAAATGCTACAGATGAAGATGGAAATAGTCTTGGCCTCAATGCTTCTTATGATGCTAACTTTGGAAGAATGATGATTACCACTCGGGAAACTGGAGCGGAACAGTCTTTTACAATCCTTGAAGATGATCTGGGTGCTCATATGTTTGAAGGTTTTGATGCAGACGGAAACTTAGAAAGAGCTGGTCAAGATGCCATTATTGAGTTTAATGGGGAAGAGGTTAAGCATCACAGTAACAATATTGAGATTTTTGGCATTCACTTGGACATTCAGGGCGGGGCACCGCTGAATGAAGTAACCACCATCAGCGTTCAAACGGATGTGGATGGTATGGTAGATAAAATTAAAGAATTTGTGAATGAATATAATAAGTTATTGGATGATATGAATGAACAACTAAAACAAGAAGAATACCGGGATTATCGACCATTGACAGATGAAGAAAAAAGAGCGATGTCTGATAATGAAGTTGAAATGTGGGAAGAACGGGCGAAAAGTGGTTTATTAAGAAATGATGAATCCATGACTCGTATGATGCAAAATCTTCGCTTAGGCATGTATCAGGAAGTGGAAGGGGCAACTGGCGCCTTTAATCAGATTACACAAATTGGTATTACTACCGGGAATTATCAGGATGGTGGAAAACTTGAAATTGATGAGGATCGGTTGAGGGATGCGATCAACGAAGATGCAGAAGGAGTCGTAAATCTTTTATTCAAAACCTCCAGTGCGGAAGATCCGGCACAGCGAAAAGCAGAAAGTGGTCTTTTTCAGCGCATGAGTGATGAAATGGTGGCAGGAATGCAGGATAGTGTTCGGCGATTAGGGGTAGGCGAACATGCAGATACCCTGCGATCTGTACAGGGGAATATGTTGATTGATTTTGTTACAAAAAATAGTAGTTTGAGTGTATCGGACCGGGATATTTTATCGATTAATCAACGAATCGAACGTGAAGAACGTAGATTAGCCCGAAGAGAAGAACAACTCTGGGCTCAATTTACGGCGATGGAAAAAGCAATGGGAGAAATGAATAATCAGGCAGACTGGTTGCAGCAACAGTTAATGCAGTTTTAGGAGGTATGTATGAATAACGAAATTTCTCTAAGGAGTGCGATTGACCTATTAATGGAAAAACAGGAGATCCTATCGGATCTCCTGAATTTAACTGTGAAACAAAATGAAATGTTGGAAGACTCTGAAGAAGCTTTAAATCAGGAAGCTTTTTTAATTTGTGTAGAAGAACGTAACCGGATGATGAAATCCATCGATGACTTGGACAAGCTTTTTTTGGAGCAAATACAAGAAGTAAAGGATAAAACTGGGTATTTACAATTGGACCAGGTACCAAAGGGCATTTTTGATGCGGAGGAAGTGAGAGAGCTGCAAGAGGTAACCCAACAAATTCAACAAAAGCTTCAAAAAGTATCGACCATCGATACTGAAAACCGGGAAAAAATGAAAATATTTATGGAAAAGCTTAAAAGCGAAATTCAACAGATTCAAAAAGGAAAAAAAGCGATTCATGGTTATGCCAATACCAAGCAAAAACAACCATCACTGTTTATGGATAAAAAAGAAAAGAAGGACCATCGTTTATAATGACAATAGACGCACAACATCATTGTTCTATGTTATAATAAAGACAGAACAGAAGGTCTGTGGTTGTAAGTCCATGCCAGTCGCAGGCAAAAGGACCCACGTAACACAGCCAAAAGTGCTGTGGAGCATGGTGCGGCTTAGGAGTAAGTCCTGCCGGGCAATAATGTTCGAGAGGAGCGGCGTGACGGCGAACCCGGAGCAAACCTTCCAGCAGGCGAGTGTGGGGGCAAAGACCAGGTCAGCTTCTGTTCTGTAAAAGTCGTTTAGGCGGCTTTTTTTGGTTTTTGTACTTGACTTTTTAGAATGTGGAAAACTATTTTTTTTATTTCTGTTTTCCCCATTTTCTCCACAGAAATGAATCCGCTGATTCCAAGTTATCAACAGAGTTACCCACATTATCCACAGGGAAGAAGTGTTTTTATCCACAATCCACAGACTTATCCACAGCCTGGTAACAAAAAATGGAAAAAGAGAAAAACAGAGTGAATAATTACTGGTTTGATCAAAAAAGAATAGGGTATAAATTAAGATACAAACTTCATGGAAAACCATGAAGTAGCAGCCAGGAGAGACATTAGAAAGAAAACATGTTGGAAAGGGGCTGGAGATATGAAAGTAATCGTAACAGGCAGAAACTTTGACATAACAAATTCTCTGCGGGACACCATTGAATCGAAGCTGGATAAGTTAGAAAAGTATTTCAACAAGGAGGCGGAAGCACAGGTTACACTTTCTGTAGAAAAAGAAAGGCAAATCATGGAGGTGACCATTCCCCTAAGTGGCTCCGTACTGCGGGCTGAAGAATCTACAAAAGATATGTATAACACCGTTGACCGAGTGGTAGATAAGTTAGATAGCCAGTTAAGAAAGCATAAAACAAAACTAGAGAAAAATCGTATTAATAATTATGAGACCATTCGGTTTGAAAATATTCCAACTCAGGAAAAACAAGAGGAAGAAGAAGCGCGGATTGTGAAAACTAAGCGCTTTGCTGTTAAGCCAATGAGTCATGAAGAAGCGGTTTTACAAATGGAACTGGTAGGTCATAACTTTTATGTTTATGCCAATGATGAAACAAGCGAAGTGAATGTCGTGTATAAACGGAAAGATGGAAATTATGGACTTATTGAGCCGGAATTTGAATAAAAGAAGCAAAAAAAATATCAGCCTGCCGGATTACTATCCGGTAGGCTGTTTTTTTTTATGTTTTTTCTGATATAATGATAGTCATGATAAAAAGAATTTTTGAGAGAGTGCTTAAGTGAGGAATGGGAAGCTAATCGTGAGGATGTGATTTCGTGTTCATTGAAGCATTAGTGTTAGGAACGGTAGTTGCCTTCTTTCGAGGAGGTACGGTGAAAAATATGAGATTAATGCATATACGAATGCCAGTGTTATTGATTGCTGCTTTTTTGTTACAAATAGTATTATCCTTTATGATGTTAGCTGGTAGTACCTGGTTTATTCAGCACCGAATGCTTCTTTATGCATTAAGCTATGGGATGTTATTTATTGCCTTATTTTTTAATCTGGGGCATAAAGTAGTGTGGTTCATTATCGCGGGAAGCATTATGAATTTTGCCGTTATCTTTCTAAGTAACGGTACCATCCTAATTTCAGCTGATGCGCTGCAACAAGCTGGATTTTTGAATCGTCTTTCTTTGATCGAAGCAGGACGACTTCCCCACTATACTTTGATAGAAGAAACGACTACGTTGATGTCTTTTTTTGCAAAAAGGTTGACCCCACCTTCCTTCTATCCGGTGGCACAAATTTTTTCGCCGGGAGATCTGTTTATTTCACTGGGATTGTTTTTTTG is a window encoding:
- the hpf gene encoding ribosome hibernation-promoting factor, HPF/YfiA family, whose protein sequence is MKVIVTGRNFDITNSLRDTIESKLDKLEKYFNKEAEAQVTLSVEKERQIMEVTIPLSGSVLRAEESTKDMYNTVDRVVDKLDSQLRKHKTKLEKNRINNYETIRFENIPTQEKQEEEEARIVKTKRFAVKPMSHEEAVLQMELVGHNFYVYANDETSEVNVVYKRKDGNYGLIEPEFE
- a CDS encoding DUF5317 domain-containing protein; translated protein: MFIEALVLGTVVAFFRGGTVKNMRLMHIRMPVLLIAAFLLQIVLSFMMLAGSTWFIQHRMLLYALSYGMLFIALFFNLGHKVVWFIIAGSIMNFAVIFLSNGTILISADALQQAGFLNRLSLIEAGRLPHYTLIEETTTLMSFFAKRLTPPSFYPVAQIFSPGDLFISLGLFFWIQHLFLGVGHYQRARMLQVDHHGKFLKR